The Pochonia chlamydosporia 170 chromosome Unknown PCv3seq00012, whole genome shotgun sequence genome has a segment encoding these proteins:
- a CDS encoding tetratricopeptide repeat domain protein (similar to Aspergillus oryzae RIB40 XP_003190715.1), with translation MRLLKCDDVGNYSLTPDLSSDDVPPYAILSHTWGPDEVVFTDLAKTPGDWQHKAGYRKIELCANQARRHGLKFFWVDTCCIDKSNSTALQTAINSMFRWYRDAKRCYVYLSDVSDPSTFGRRKSLTQWDDIFRQSRWFTRGWTLQELIAPKTVDFYSKEGAWLGDKRSLEPMIRDITGIPASALRGTPLSDFTVSEREAWALGRQTKYEEDMAYSLLGIFHVHMPLIYGEGRVKAQRRLREEAQKAIKGTRTNDFSVTFSLSEVPEIQYFVARRREIAEMRRTLSSDGSRRVVTLHGLGGIGKTQLAVAYANRFRDEYSAIFWFNIKDEASIQQSFTKVARQILHQHPNASRLSELDLQQNHNEVVEAVKAWFNSPGNTRWLIVYDNYDNPKLTNRTSNTAIDITRFIPMAHQGSIIVTTRLSQVDMGHLIRIRKLESTDDSLKILSSTSGRNDLHDDADAKRLVQKLDGLPLALATAGAYLRRVSMSLADYLRIYEKSWARLHMSIPSLGSYEDRTLCSTWQVSYKQVQEQNPLAAHLLQWWAYFDNEDIWLELLQRKAEDGPTWMSDLADELNFNSAMGTLHGYGFVEPHMFSPDMIESRGYSIHGCLHSWAIHILNQEGDSYLGKLAVKCIASRVPSKDDAQFWLLQRRLLSHAMRSCATIQGSDEDLNWAFHNLGVLYADQGKLQEAEEMYLRALQGYEKALGRDHTSTLDTVNNLGVLYADQGKLQEAEEMHLRALQGKEKALGPDHTLTLDTVHNLGVLYKIQGKLQEAEEMYLRALQGKEKALGRDHTSTLDTVHNLGVLYADQGKLQEAEEMYLRALQGYEKALGQDHASTLRTVNNLGNLYADQGKLQEAEEMYLRALQGKEKALGRDHTSALQTVNNLGNLYADQGKLQEAKEMYLRALRGYEKIIEPQNITRYRPAINTTWGLGSLLRTQGQLVEARAYYQRAYSNLKGLLGSSHKDVQFLQSTLLDLNRTIEVASVDGDRPTPTPTQSRKNSRREALKKVLGIRSKWPSHS, from the exons ATGCGACTACTAAAATGCGACGATGTGGGCAACTATAGcctgacaccagacctctcCTCCGACGATGTTCCGCCGTACGCGATTCTTTCCCACACCTGGGGACCAGACGAGGTTGTCTTCACCGACCTGGCGAAGACGCCAGGTGATTGGCAGCACAAAGCTGGTTACCGCAAGATTGAGCTCTGTGCCAACCAAGCGAGACGACACGGGTTGAAATTCTTCTGGGTCGACACTTGCTGTATCGACAAATCTAATAGCACAGCGCTTCAGACTGCGATCAATAGCATGTTCCGGTGGTATCGCGATGCAAAACGATGCTATGTCTACCTGTCCGATGTCTCTGATCCTTCAACCTTCGGTCGACGGAAGAGCCTGACGCAGTGGGATGATATATTTCGACAGAGCAGATGGTTCACTCGTGGGTGGACGTTGCAAGAGCTCATTGCCCCGAAAACTGTCGATTTCTATTCGAAGGAAGGGGCTTGGCTAGGTGACAAGCGGTCATTAGAGCCTATGATACGCGATATTACTGGCATTCCTGCGAGTGCTCTGCGTGGTACACCTTTGTCCGACTTTACTGTCTCGGAACGCGAGGCGTGGGCACTCGGCCGTCAAACCAAATATGAGGAGGACATGGCGTACTCGCTCCTCGGTATATTTCACGTCCATATGCCACTCATCTATGGCGAAGGGCGAGTAAAAGCACAGAGAAGGCTGCGGGAAGAGGCTCAGAAAGCCATCAAGG GGACACGAACGAACGATTTCTCTGTTACTTTCAGCCTGTCCGAAGTTCCCGAGATACAATATTTTGTCGCACGAAGGAGGGAAATCGCAGAGATGCGCAGAACACTAAGCTCTGATGGAAGCCGTCGTGTCGTTACCCTCCACGGTCTCGGAGGTATTGGCAAAACACAGCTTGCGGTAGCGTACGCAAACCGATTTCGAGATGAATATTCCGCCATATTTTGGTTCAACATTAAAGACGAAGCGTCCATTCAACAGAGCTTCACTAAAGTTGCGAGGCAGATTTTGCACCAACACCCTAATGCTAGTCGCCTCAGCGAATTAGACCTACAGCAAAATCATAACGAGGTAGTCGAAGCTGTTAAAGCATGGTTCAACTCGCCAGGCAACACTAGGTGGCTCATTGTATACGACAACTACGACAACCCGAAGTTGACTAACCGCACAAGTAACACAGCAATCGACATTACTCGCTTCATTCCTATGGCGCATCAAGGCTCAATAATTGTCACGACCCGGTTGTCACAAGTCGATATGGGACATCTAATTCGAATACGGAAGCTTGAATCAACGGACGACAGTCTCAAGATCCTATCATCGACCTCAGGTCGAAATGACCTGCATGATG ACGCGGACGCCAAGAGACTCGTACAAAAACTGGACGGGCTTCCTCTCGCGCTTGCCACGGCTGGGGCGTACCTGAGGCGTGTTTCAATGAGCTTGGCGGACTATCTTCGCATTTACGAGAAATCATGGGCGAGACTTCACATGAGCATTCCAAGCCTTGGTTCTTACGAAGATCGCACATTATGCTCTACGTGGCAAGTCTCATACAAACAAGTCCAGGAACAGAACCCTCTTGCGGCTCATTTACTCCAGTGGTGGGCCTATTTTGACAATGAAGACATATGGCTCGAACTTCTTCAGCGCAAAGCTGAAGACGGTCCGACGTGGATGTCTGACCTAGCAGATGAGCTGAACTTTAATAGCGCGATGGGCACACTGCATGGTTACGGATTTGTCGAGCCACACATGTTCAGTCCAGACATGATCGAATCAAGGGGCTACAGCATTCATGGCTGCTTGCACTCTTGGGCCATTCATATATTGAATCAAGAGGGGGATAGCTATCTTGGCAAGCTCGCAGTAAAATGCATCGCCTCACGCGTTCCGTCAAAGGACGACGCGCAGTTCTGGCTGCTTCAAAGGCGACTTTTGTCACATGCAATGAGGTCTTGCGCCACAATTCAAGGTAGCGATGAAGACTTGAACTGGGCTTTTCACAACCTAGGTGTCCTTTACGCCGACCAAGgcaagctgcaagaggcCGAGGAGATGTACTTACGGGCGCTTCAAGGGTACGAGAAGGCATTAGGACGAGATCACACGTCAACACTAGACACGGTTAACAACCTAGGTGTCCTTTACGCTGACCAAGGCAAGCTACAAGAGGCCGAGGAGATGCACTTACGGGCGCTTCaagggaaggagaaggcaTTAGGACCGGACCACACGTTAACACTAGACACGGTCCACAACCTAGGTGTTCTTTACAAAATCCAAGgcaagctgcaagaggcCGAGGAGATGTACTTACGGGCGCTTCaagggaaggagaaggcaTTAGGACGAGATCACACGTCAACACTAGACACGGTCCACAACCTAGGTGTCCTTTACGCTGACCAAGgcaagctgcaagaggcCGAGGAGATGTACTTACGGGCGCTTCAAGGGTACGAGAAGGCATTAGGACAAGATCACGCGTCAACACTACGCACGGTTAACAACCTAGGGAACCTTTACGCCGACCAAGgcaagctgcaagaggcTGAGGAGATGTACTTACGGGCGCTTCaagggaaggagaaggcaTTAGGACGAGATCACACGTCAGCACTACAGACGGTCAACAACCTAGGGAACCTTTACGCCGACCAAGgcaagctgcaagaggcTAAGGAGATGTACTTACGGGCGCTTCGAGGGTACGAGAAGATTATAGAACCCCAAAACATCACGAGATACCGGCCAGCGATCAACACTACGTGGGGTCTAGGGTCCTTGTTACGGACTCAGGGCCAGCTAGTCGAGGCTAGGGCATACTATCAGCGCGCTTACAGTAACCTTAAAGGACTGTTGGGATCGTCGCATAAAGATGTCCAATTCCTACAGAGTACTCTGCTAGACTTGAATCGTACAATCGAGGTTGCCTCCGTTGATGGAGATaggccaacgccaacgccaacacaATCCAGGAAGAATAGCCGCCGGGAGGCCCTTAAAAAGGTCTTGGGTATTCGCTCGAAGTGGCCATCTCACAGTTAA
- a CDS encoding NUDIX domain-containing protein translates to MNRSKAPSTAAAASAPAQADDRPRVGTCVITLNEDGKVLLLKRKGSHGDGTWGTPGSLIDSGEDHLASAVREMKKATGLIVANAKLLDATHDVFVSSPDKKEYISLWITATMTDPKAKPIIMEPDNYTAMAWKSKREIIGMYRTNPNDLFLPLRHLIGQRANCRMYVLLSILRLYGLSKVITFEANYRHATWWFEGIDYAFAEKSLLRVLHCRTQPHFVIRLAT, encoded by the exons ATGAACAGATCCAAAGCTCCATCcaccgctgccgccgcctccgcgCCCGCCCAAGCCGATGATCGTCCTCGCGTTGGTACTTGCGTAATCACTCTCAATGAGGATGGCAAAGTTCTCCTTTTGAAGCGCAAAGGCAGCCACGGAGATG GGACGTGGGGAACGCCGGGAAGTCTGATAGACTCTGGGGAGGACCATCTGGCCAGTGCGGTGCGCGAAATGAAGAAAGCAACTGGCTTAATCGTTGCAAATGCTAAACTCTTGGACGCCACTCATGATGTGTTTGTATCTTCTCCTGACAAAAAGGAATACATCTCCCTATGGATTACTGCCACCATGACAGATCCCAAGGCGAAGCCAATT ATCATGGAGCCCGACAATTACACTGCAATGGCGTGGAAATCGAAACGCGAAATAATCGGGATGTATAGAACCAACCCCAACGACCTGTTTTTGCCTTTGCGCCACCTTATTGGACAAAGGGCAAATTG TCGGATGTACGTTTTGCTAAGCATATTACGGCTTTACGGACTAAGCAAAGTCATTACGTTCGAAGCCAACTACCGCCATGCTACTTGGTGGTTCGAGGGAATAGACTACGCGTTTGCTGAGAAGTCTCTGTTGCGAGTCCTACACTGTCGAACTCAACCACATTTTGTGATTCGCTTGGCGACCTAG
- a CDS encoding kinase domain-containing protein: protein MQTSQTLSSIDYTFVPSPSSSDRFSPHWPCVGYGGREDKENQPPASPTSIYLEEDGVYYGRIFPEDGNEDVIASTKESFSLLKQHYNKILTAKNFRIHDDAAFLDGLGSLGSPRTIASRSGLVSEIKRWRLNTLSDAGVVLSAIGGELSISDCAKQFLDDPDSWCVHRTSQTFSFSFGVGDISCRAFFQPRSSCVKVENLTAEPLQCCQLIDAEPDMNRQISLDKGVQNELELDVGAWRISSLSSDNSFIDLFVFSIAYDVTVQQKRRASLEVTGSLSGRKYMRCLPSQDVKNHDGATEEESREVNREICQCDSYNDGAMIKDVLAYATESLTKLQITAKKYTLQSCGDCGNNESYTLDLSDKILTTEFTSLRIGVHSRHGLVAVRDLFVSHETTMQEVDKRFRRQRAMVEEDWSHPLVEKVWSFDTRLGYTYVSFTYPPLLLDMDMEGMFKGDPKTFDAILRDCPLGLRFIHEELGEVHLNISSSTIGYNPASDRFVILDLDYGHDKSGRNNLKTTGAAGYTAPEALLDHLTADFSPAQMGPKADIFALGVVFACVLGRIPFPESIDWRFPRTTPMALKCDAYVHQTTTMLRRIKKGLLVDQGTPENVLLERMLENTVDRRLSSEDLVTESAALLRHRSCGSLNQLESIAGCE, encoded by the exons ATGCAGACCTCACAAACACTATCAAGCATAGATTATACATTTGTGCCGAGTCCATCGAGTTCCGATCGTTTCTCTCCTCACTGGCCCTGTGTTGGATATGGCGGACGGGAGGACAAAGAGAATCAGCCTCCCGCCAGCCCCACCAGCATATACTTGGAAGAGGATGGGGTGTATTACGGACGTATTTTCCCGGAAGACGGGAACGAGGATGTAATAGCCTCCACGAAAGAATCCTTCTCGCTACTGAAGCAACACTACAACAAAATTCTCACAGCCAAAAATTTCAGAATACATGACGATGCTGCGTTTCTCGACGGGCTAGGATCTCTTGGCAGCCCAAGAACAATCGCTAGTAGATCAGGGCTCGTCTCCGAGATAAAAAGGTGGAGGTTGAACACTCTTTCGGATGCCGGAGTTGTGCTTTCGGCCATTGGTGGGGAACTTTCGATCTCGGATTGTGCCAAGCAATTTCTGGATGATCCCGATTCGTGGTGCGTGCACCGGACCTCGCAGACCTTTTCATTCTCTTTCGGAGTGGGCGACATTTCTTGTCGAGCCTTCTTCCAGCCAAGATCTAGCTGTGTCAAGGTTGAAAACTTGACGGCCGAACCATTGCAATGTTGTCAGCTTATTGACGCCGAGCCCGACATGAATCGCCAAATCTCATTAGATAAAGGAGTTCAGAACGAGCTGGAACTAGACGTGGGGGCTTGGAGGATTTCGTCGTTATCTTCGGACAACTCATTCATCGACTTGTTTGTATTTAGCATTGCGTACGACGTCACCGTGcaacagaaaagaagagccTCATTGGAAGTCACCGGTAGCCTGTCAGGCCGGAAATACATGCGATGCCTCCCAAGTCAAGATGTCAAGAACCATGACGGGGCTACTGAAGAGGAGTCTCGTGAGGTTAACCGGGAAATCTGCCAATGCGACTCGTACAACGATGGGGCGATGATCAAGGACGTCCTCGCATATGCCACGGAATCGCTTACGAAGCTTCAGATTACCGCGAAGAAGTACACCCTCCAATCTTGTGGGGATTGCGGCAACAATGAGTCGTACACACTCGATTTATCTGACAAGATATTGACAACGGAGTTCACGTCCCTCCGAATAGGAGTGCACTCTCGACATGGGCTGGTGGCTGTAAGAGACTTATTCGTTAGTCATGAGACTACCATGCAGGAAGTGGACAAAAGATTCCGAAGGCAAAGAGCCATGGTGGAAGAGGACTGGAGCCAC CCATTAGTTGAGAAGGTGTGGAGTTTCGATACTCGTCTCGGCTATACATACGTCTCTTTTACGTACCCGCCACTGCTTCTAGATATGGATATGGAAGGGATGTTCAAAGGTGATCCAAAGACCTTTGATGCAATTCTTCGGGACTGTCCACTAGGTCTTCGTTTTATCCATGAGGAGCTTGGTGAGGTACATCTCAACATCTCGTCGAGCACCATTGGGTATAATCCGGCATCAGACCGGTTTGTAATATTGGATCTTGACTATGGCCACGATAAGTCGGGCAGAAACAACTTAAAGACAACTGGCGCCGCTGGATACACCGCACCGGAGGCCCTACTCGACCACCTGACAGCAGACTTCAGTCCCGCTCAGATGGGTCCGAAGGCGGACATATTCGCACTGGGAGTGGTTTTTGCGTGCGTTCTTGGACGAATTCCGTTCCCTGAATCAATTGATTGGAGGTTTCCTCGAACCACTCCAATGGCGTTGAAATGCGACGCGTATGTCCATCAGACGACAACTATGCTAAGACGGATAAAAAAAGGTTTGCTGGTCGACCAAGGTACACCCGAAAATGTCCTCCTTGAGCGAATGCTGGAAAACACAGTGGACCGACGACTTTCTTCTGAAGACTTGGTGACTGAATCGGCAGCTTTGTTGAGGCATCGGTCGTGTGGCTCCCTGAATCAGCTTGAGTCCATTGCTGGCTGTGAATGA
- a CDS encoding ankyrin repeats (3 copies) domain-containing protein: MSSRQSLGEADCRGYISTPKLPAELWLHIAEYLDESHINSLSQSSRGLHKALIWYLYTRNCRSSHTALLWAARNSVLPVIKVLLSVPCIDVNAKDHFNQTALSLAAQNGHTTAVSLLLTTPGIDVNSLDTYNRSALCHAAQNGFEPIVDALLQVRDIETNSGTVYEDTPLYLSIANGHEAITVKLLKTTNFGPIDGAGLAPLAQAAFLNQNVVVNKILEMNTVDADKSDHKSPNIAGKSQSYGRKGRAVLQFWASYHATQLRNQ, translated from the coding sequence ATGTCTTCAAGGCAAAGCCTTGGCGAGGCGGACTGCAGAGGTTATATATCAACACCGAAGTTGCCAGCTGAGCTTTGGCTACACATTGCAGAATATCTGGACGAAAGCCATATTAACTCATTGTCTCAATCGAGCCGTGGCCTCCATAAGGCTCTAATTTGGTATTTGTACACACGCAACTGCCGCTCCAGTCACACCGCCCTGCTTTGGGCCGCGAGGAACTCTGTCTTGCCCGTCATTAAGGTGCTTTTGTCTGTGCCTTGTATCGACGTCAATGCCAAAGACCATTTCAATCAGACTGCTTTGAGTCTCGCAGCACAGAATGGTCATACAACTGCTGTCAGTCTTCTACTTACAACTCCAGGAATTGATGTCAATAGTTTGGATACCTACAATCGCTCTGCTCTCTGCCACGCGGCCCAAAATGGCTTCGAACCGATCGTTGACGCCCTTCTACAGGTTCGTGATATTGAAACAAACTCTGGAACCGTCTATGAAGATACTCCACTATACCTGTCGATTGCGAACGGTCACGAGGCCATAACTGTGAAACTGTTGAAAACCACGAATTTTGGCCCAATTGACGGAGCCGGATTGGCGCCCTTGGCCCAAGCCGCTTTCCTTAACCAGAATGTGGTTGTAAATAAGATTCTTGAGATGAATACCGTAGATGCTGATAAATCTGACCACAAATCACCAAACATCGCGGGTAAATCTCAATCGTACGGAAGAAAGGGTCGCGCAGTTCTGCAATTCTGGGCTTCCTATCATGCAACACAACTCAGGAACCAGTAA
- a CDS encoding sulfatase domain-containing protein (similar to Talaromyces stipitatus ATCC 10500 XP_002481940.1) — translation MPAFIWILLSSLASQIASCRCALACPGFPLNIFSQVVNPSFSFSLVTVSILSAKFIHVYAHITALSRVDVYKWGLSFFAQDTALILALRLLLDVSPAPYCAINSLHVLKATISCIFTFAQVQVAIISISFFTVVGSELHWRHVGLAFEPSSWPMLLTGLLTYFITCFAIFLASWILQSTLLGFFGFVVNAIRFAFSFLSSKALSFRYDVMAGPYDHLPQVELDLDEVSDDGRDNGTGDDSCIPQPLSNTLQRFQVIWIGHMVVIFLLAIQMASLIARPAEKSFILMSWTPILFPVIDIVHSAPALPGFRSNHVDGISWVWENRTALKEPPHWDWLPSVSSPLHGFEDWYIPGSSHYRAAEDPLKISNLDDSLLPSLRGKLENVEIRHVFLVKLESTRKDVFPIKKGDQIWRTLADTWDNGTLPKEVQQRLATLTRTSNHITGDYGDGFEHSDTSRRGGINFNNDHTTSTYTLKSITGTLCGLTPLVADFNVEYNHHIYQPCLPHIFRALNALDHSKDPTTPTPEYNTYRWRNSFMMSVTNSFDKQNLLMPKLGYHSEELITKEYLQRDDAKFGKVTLPDINYYGMAETAIEDYIRETFETANQNNERVFLTHLTSTTHHPFNMPDDEPYVPLASGGDLEDLSRYVNAAGFVDRWLGRILEILKDHGASNNTLVVLVGDHGLSLPETGAVTPYYQPNIGNFHVPLILSHPALPPISIDDPVNSVSILPTILDLLIETCSLSVSEGRAAHDLIRNYEGQSLIRPLQTTSQRTGQADWQFTVMNTGGAQVSTQRHQPRLAPGRSSG, via the coding sequence ATGCCTGCCTTTATCTGGATACTCCTCTCCTCGTTGGCTTCTCAGATCGCAAGCTGTCGATGCGCCTTGGCCTGCCCCGGATTCCCTTTGAACATCTTCTCTCAGGTCGTCAACCCTTCATTTTCGTTCTCACTTGTTACGGTCTCCATTCTCAGCGCCAAATTTATACATGTCTATGCCCATATCACGGCCCTGTCCCGTGTTGACGTTTACAAATGGGGCCTCTCCTTCTTTGCGCAGGACACAGCTCTCATACTAGCGCTTCGACTGCTTCTTGACGTGAGTCCAGCTCCATACTGTGCTATCAACAGTCTTCATGTCTTGAAGGCAACAATATCCTGTATTTTCACGTTTGCGCAGGTCCAGGTGGCGATTATCAGCATTTCATTCTTCACCGTCGTCGGATCCGAGCTTCATTGGCGCCATGTTGGCCTTGCTTTTGAGCCCTCGTCTTGGCCTATGCTTCTTACTGGACTGCTGACTTACTTTATCACCTGTTTTGCCATATTTCTTGCTAGTTGGATTCTTCAGAGCACTCTTCTAGGTTTTTTTGGCTTTGTGGTCAATGCGATCAGGTTTGCGTTTAGCTTTCTGTCAAGCAAGGCTCTTTCATTCCGATATGATGTGATGGCTGGCCCCTATGATCATCTACCCCAAGTTGAGCTGGACTTAGACGAGGTATCAGATGATGGCAGGGACAATGGTACAGGTGATGACAGTTGCATACCACAACCTCTTTCCAATACGCTGCAAAGATTTCAAGTTATTTGGATTGGACACATGGTAGTTATTTTTCTCCTGGCTATTCAGATGGCGTCGTTGATTGCACGTCCCGCTGAAAAGTCGTTCATTTTGATGTCCTGGACTCCAATTTTATTTCCCGTCATTGACATTGTACACTCCGCTCCTGCCCTTCCTGGGTTTCGCTCCAATCACGTAGATGGGATCAGTTGGGTTTGGGAGAATCGGACGGCTCTGAAGGAACCCCCTCACTGGGACTGGCTCCCGAGTGTAAGCTCCCCACTGCATGGCTTCGAAGATTGGTACATTCCGGGGAGTAGTCACTACAGAGCGGCTGAAGATCCACTGAAGATCTCGAATTTGGACGACAGTTTACTCCCGTCTTTGCGGGGTAAGCTTGAGAATGTTGAAATTCGTCATGTATTTCTGGTCAAGCTTGAGAGTACCCGAAAGGACGTGTTCCCTATCAAGAAAGGCGACCAGATCTGGAGGACTCTCGCGGACACCTGGGACAACGGGACGTTGCCAAAAGAAGTCCAACAGCGGCTAGCCACACTAACTCGGACCTCTAATCACATCACCGGTGACTACGGCGACGGCTTTGAACATAGTGACACTAGTCGACGAGGCGGtatcaacttcaacaacgacCACACCACGAGTACCTACACTCTCAAGAGTATTACTGGCACACTTTGCGGACTCACACCTCTGGTTGCGGACTTCAATGTCGAATATAATCATCACATCTACCAGCCCTGTCTTCCTCATATCTTCAGAGCTTTAAACGCCTTGGACCACTCCAAAGATCCGACTACACCTACCCCTGAATACAACACGTATAGGTGGAGGAACTCATTCATGATGTCCGTGACTAACTCCTTCGATAAACAGAACCTATTGATGCCCAAGTTAGGATATCATAGCGAGGAGCTCATCACCAAGGAGTACCTGCAGCGCGATGATGCCAAGTTCGGCAAAGTGACGCTGCCCGACATCAACTACTACGGCATGGCCGAGACAGCTATCGAGGACTACATCAGGGAAACTTTCGAAACGGCCAACCAGAACAACGAAAGGGTATTCCTCACTCATTTGACCAGCACCACCCACCATCCCTTCAACATGCCTGACGACGAGCCGTACGTTCCCCTTGCCAGCGGCGGAGATCTCGAGGACTTGTCTCGCTACGTCAACGCGGCAGGGTTCGTCGATAGATGGTTGGGAAGGATCCTCGAAATCCTCAAGGATCACGGAGCTTCTAACAATACATTGGTTGTGCTCGTTGGCGACCACGGGCTGTCCCTTCCCGAGACCGGAGCTGTTACTCCTTACTATCAACCCAACATCGGCAATTTTCATGTGCCTCTCATCCTGTCTCACCCGGCCCTTCCTCCTATCAGCATCGACGACCCAGTGAATTCAGTCTCTATTCTTCCCACTATTTTAGACCTGCTTATCGAAACCTGTTCACTCTCTGTCTCAGAGGGGCGGGCTGCGCACGACCTAATCCGCAACTACGAGGGCCAATCACTCATCCGCCCGCTGCAGACGACATCTCAGCGCACTGGCCAGGCCGATTGGCAATTTACAGTCATGAATACAGGTGGCGCCCAAGTATCTACACAGCGCCACCAACCCCGATTGGCGCCTGGTCGCTCCAGTGGTTGA